The proteins below are encoded in one region of Solenopsis invicta isolate M01_SB chromosome 8, UNIL_Sinv_3.0, whole genome shotgun sequence:
- the LOC105199631 gene encoding DENN domain-containing protein Crag isoform X1 yields MDDRRVADYFVIAGLPGQDDELSEDNETNNKLEDWYQEGTHLKDMHMPPPITDLAVIFPTLGEHCPEGYTLLECTVTGFPADLNHGSLRTNECYLCYRRGRDKPPLVDIGVIYDGKERIMQDAEMVLETPKGHMANVNNSTSRIFVTYRRASQKMPCNSLVVTDICVILTNKGESPPHAFCVINKNLNKGMLGSDVFLCYKKSMNRANLVSFKPTILYKYPMVDYNSFGFPNSVAMFCLPMGATIECWPKVACKPKPVFSTFVLTVADAAQKIYGSAITFYEELQMEPDTSNCKHNQEIMNTVENNKNSADNMEITKDKPQVKMKFKRSGILKKLSILELEKLQYTDPASQSLNISKSICILSHWPFFDTFEKFLVFLHRMVNDKPQSVPIEKYISYFLCDIPFPSPQRPRILVQLSSRDRLILTQPEDLALPRSGASFRQLLINLGPDNCLLILLLILTEQKILVHSLRPDVLTSVSEAIAMILFPFKWQCPYIPLCPLGLAEVLHAPLPFLIGVDSRFFDLYDPPSDVNCVNLDTNNIAICDDKKYLNVKLLPKKAARQLRNWLELLSSKIISWGKNSYSQKDRGDEDFSVDREFQQKRREQALDLEIQDAFLRFMATILKGYRSYLLPITKAPTVGTTDPTSLFNIQAFLRSRDKAHAKFYTMLIKTQMFIRFIEERSFVSDMDMAGLAFFDECTERVEEENVTLLELDESQHSERTVFIPPPEAGTNQTPIIYKSFKLNPDLMRPQKNFCLKNPSLSAFGMVPGSPIARRTKHEIKVAQRMARKQAAMPDRWGRCLLGTCHSLWFLHLPAMLQVSSQPAAVLHQAYEMLVKMQKLRLDPMEEVCYRAMMQLCGVYGQPVLAVKLLFHMKRSGVQPNALTYGFYNKAVLEATWPSDMTNSSQLMWNKLRNVIVGAALFKKAGKKSARRRLSSNMDFLTADKTECMEHALSRSSLDSSHSQDTEAAHSDSTKGSSVSDLPGFGSFELKAKLLRQNSIVKDQTTLSMLQSDELEQTTPSNPRLTRSVESPLKSPIRTPVTENDPLGALINDETPIVSPCEENDSNCSTSTLTVLNNTTEERPGGPLLFRSNILPRSATFHQAVDESGMVGGHLQRSETMPHSVAQQGEQEREKERLEISGLGWNKDSVTSSLSSLGSSLKLSFGRYSTGGLAFAKNKDLISSNQLIESLSLSSYISPSSLTGKKSNEIILGGLNSLKSAATTVVKKFDEIKEAISATSTPVKNKEREQKIAYGISHESLDSLTDGSIQDRNEIRASGDGNLDLASLYELAECLYPKGIKELEERLAIELVLSSASRCHHCAAILYDEEIMAGWQPEDSNLNTVCQYCDKATVPLLTATILDYRCEASEKNNDPLMGALVELLDQPKESLEPITVPYLNPLVLRKELESVLSQEGDACLTKHRFIQEHPIVYWNLIWYFERINLTSHLPDLWLNNDKNSELQRTVGTVGVRTIWDNERLHMDRLPMYLQWKSNSTEDRTLMQAVITYVRCNDLVEPIKRVALERSKHQTADHPFSIYRDILFLAFVILGRTNIDQGVFDREYSLSLEKFSENEEKLLHKIDAPPTMMSVYCRYYFKQLNV; encoded by the exons ATGGATGACAGAAGGGTAGCGGATTATTTTGTTATCGCCGGTCTACCTGGTCAGGACGACGAACTCAGCGAGGACAATGAGACCAACAACAAGCTGGAGGATTGGTATCAGGAGGGCACTCATCTCAAAGACATGCACATGCCCCCTCCTATCACGGATCTTGCCGTAATATTCCCTACGCTGGGGGAACATTGTCCAGAGGGATATACGCTGTTGGAATGTACTGTGACTGGTTTTCCAGCGGATTTAAATCATGGGAGCTTGCGAACAAATGAATGTTACCTGTGCTATAGAAGAGGGCGGGATAAGCCTCCTCTGGTTGACATTG GTGTAATATATGATGGAAAGGAACGTATAATGCAGGATGCCGAGATGGTATTAGAGACCCCTAAAGGCCACATGGCAAATGTGAATAATTCCACTTCGAGAATTTTTGTAACGTACAGACGAGCGAGTCAGAAGATGCCTTGCAATTCTCTTGTGGTTACGGACATATGCGTTATCCTGACAAATAAAGGAGAAAGTCCGCCACACGCTTTTTGTGTTATCAATAAAAATCTGAACAAAGGGATGCTGGGCAGTGATGTGTTCTTGTGTTATAAGAAGTCTATGAATCGAGCCAATTTGGTGTCATTTAAACCAACGATACTCTACAAATACCCTATGGTGGATTACAACAGTTTTGGCTTTCCTAATTCTGTCGCCATGTTTTGTCTACCAATGGGCGCGACTATAGAATGTTGGCCTAAAGTAGCGTGTAAACCTAAGCCGGTATTCTCGACGTTTGTCCTGACGGTTGCCGACGCTGCTCAAAAAATATACGGTTCAGCAATAACATTTTATGAGGAGCTCCAAATGGAACCTGACACTTCAAATTGCAAACATAATCAGGAGATCATGAACACGGTTGAGAATAATAAAAACAGTG caGATAATATGGAGATAACTAAAGATAAGCCGCAGGTTAAAATGAAGTTTAAGAGGTCTGGTATACTGAAGAAGCTTAGTATATTGGAACTggaaaagttacagtacacagATCCTGCCAGCCAATCGCTGAATATCAGTAAATCTATATGTATACTGTCTCACTGGCCGTTTTTCGACACGTTCGAGAAATTCTTGGTTTTTCTGCATCGCATGGTGAACGATAAGCCGCAGAGTGTCCCGATCGAAAAGTATATCTCGTATTTTTTATGCGACATACCGTTTCCAAGTCCGCAGCGCCCGCGAATCTTGGTGCAACTCAGTAGTCGGGATAGACTAATCTTGACTCAACCAGAGGATTTAGCTCTGCCTAGATCGGGCGCAAGTTTTAGGCAACTGCTGATAAACTTGGGACCTGACAACTGTCTATTGATACTGTTGTTAATATTAACTGAGCAGAAAATATTGGTTCACTCCTTACGTCCGGATGTACTGACTTCCGTGAGCGAGGCCATCGCCATGATTCTGTTTCCTTTTAAATGGCAATGTCCTTATATACCTTTGTGTCCTCTAGGATTAGCGGAG GTATTGCATGCGCCATTACCATTTCTCATCGGCGTGGATTCAAGGTTCTTTGATTTATACGATCCTCCTTCAGATGTCAATTGCGTAAATTTGGATACTAATAACATTGCGATATgtgatgataaaaaatatttaaatgttaaattactgCCTAAAAAGGCGGCCAGACAGCTCAGAAATTGGTTGGAACTTTTGTCCTCCAAGATAATTTCGTGGGGAAAGAATAGTTATTCCCAGAAAG ATAGAGGAGATGAAGACTTTAGCGTAGACAGGGAGTTTCAACAAAAACGCAGGGAACAGGCTCTAGACCTTGAAATACAAGACGCTTTCCTAAGATTCATGGCGACGATTCTCAAAGGATATCGAAGTTATTTATTGCCGATTACGAAAGCGCCTACCGTAGGAACAACCGATCCGACGAGTTTATTTAATATCCAAGCGTTTTTGAGAAGTCGCGATAAAGCTCACGCTAAATTCTACACCATGCTCATCAAAACGCAAATGTTTATTAG gtTCATAGAAGAAAGGAGCTTTGTGTCCGATATGGATATGGCGGGACTAGCGTTTTTCGACGAGTGTACAGAACGAGTAGAGGAAGAAAATG TAACTCTTTTGGAACTGGATGAATCTCAACATAGTGAACGTACAGTATTTATACCTCCACCTGAAGCAGGGACAAATCAAACACCAATCATATACAAATCGTTCAAGTTGAACCCGGATTTAATGAGGCCTCAGAAGAATTTCTGTTTAAAGAATCCATCTCTAAGTGCCTTCGGTATGGTACCTGGGAGTCCTATCGCTCGTAGAACAAAGCACGAAATCAAAGTTGCTCAAAGGATGGCTCGAAAACAA GCTGCGATGCCTGACAGATGGGGCAGATGCCTGCTCGGTACATGTCACAGTCTTTGGTTTCTGCATTTGCCAGCCATGTTACAAGTTTCCAGTCAACCTGCTGCGGTTTTGCATCAGGCTTATGAGATGTTAGTCAAAATGCAGAAGTTACGTCTTGATCCTATGGAAGAG GTATGCTACAGAGCTATGATGCAACTCTGTGGTGTATATGGGCAACCAGTTTTAGCTGTAAAATTACTGTTCCATATGAAACGCAGTGGTGTTCAACCTAATGCTTTAACGTACGGATTTTACAACAAg GCTGTTCTCGAGGCAACTTGGCCTTCCGATATGACGAACTCAAGTCAGTTAATGTGGAACAAATTGCGAAATGTTATCGTCGGTGcggctttatttaaaaaagctgGGAAAAAGAGCGCTAGAAGACGATTGAGTTCCAATATGGACTTCTTAACCGCCGATAAGACTGAATGCATGGAACATGCGCTCTCTCGGTCTAGTCTCGACAGTTCCCATTCTCAGGATACTGAAGCTGCACACAGTGATT CTACTAAAGGCAGTTCTGTGTCAGATCTACCTGGATTTGGATCGTTTGAATTAAAAGCCAAACTTCTTCGGCAGAATAGCATAGTGAAAGATCAAACGACATTAAGTATGTTACAATCAGATGAATTGGAACAAACAACGCCGAGTAATCCAAG GCTAACGCGCAGTGTCGAATCGCCTTTAAAAAGTCCCATACGCACACCAGTTACGGAAAATGACCCATTGGGTGCTCTCATTAATGATGAAACACCAATTGTGTCGCCTTGCGAGGAAAATGATTCAAATTGCTCAACAAGTACTTTAactgttttaaataatacaactGAAGAGAGACCAGGAGGACCACTTTTATTTAGAAG CAACATCCTCCCACGTAGTGCGACATTTCATCAAGCGGTAGATGAAAGTGGCATGGTGGGTGGGCATTTGCAGAGGAGTGAGACGATGCCTCATTCCGTGGCACAGCAAGGAgaacaagagagagaaaaggagagattAGAAATAAGCGGTCTCGGTTGGAATAAGGATAGCGTAACGTCCAGTCTCTCTAGCTTAGGATCTAGTCTTAAACTTAGTTTCGG ACGATACTCCACGGGTGGATTGGCATTTGCTAAAAATAAGGATTTAATATCATCGAATCAACTTATTGAATCTCTTAGTCTATCCAGCTATATCAG TCCGTCGAGTTTAACAGGGAAAAAATCGAATGAAATAATACTTGGTGGTCTGAATAGTTTGAAATCCGCTGCAACAACTGTAGTGAAAAAATTTGACGAGATAAAAGAAGCCATCTCTGCGACGAGTACGCCGGTGAAAAATAAGGAACGCGAACAAAAAATAGCTTATGGTATATCGCATGAATCTTTGGATTCTCTTACTGATGGATCCATACAAGATCGAAATGAGATAAGAGCATcag GTGATGGAAATTTAGATTTGGCTTCGCTGTATGAACTCGCGGAGTGTCTCTATCCAAAAGGTATTAAAGAGTTGGAAGAACGTCTTGCCATTGAACTTGTGCTTTCCAGTGCCAGTAGATGCCATCACTGTGCCGCTATCCTATACGACGAGGAGATAATGGCCGGATGGCAGCCGGAAGATTCCAACTTAAATACAGTCTGTCAATATTGCGACAAAGCTACTGTACCCCTTCTCACAGCCACGATATTAGATTACAG GTGCGAGGCAAGCGAGAAGAATAATGATCCTTTAATGGGGGCGTTAGTAGAATTGCTGGATCAACCGAAAGAATCGTTGGAACCGATAACCGTACCATATCTGAATCCGTTAGTTCTCAGAAAAGAATTGGAGAGTGTGCTGAGTCAAGAGGGGGATGCTTGTCTCACCAAACACAGGTTTATTCAAGAGCATCCAATAGTATATTGGAACCTGATATGGTACTtcgaaagaattaatttaacaagTCATCTACCTGACCTCTGGTTAAACAACGATAAGAACTCGGAACTTCAAAGAACTGTAGGAACGGTGGGTGTCAGAACCATTTGGGACAACGAACGTTTACACATGGATCGTTTGCCTATGTATCTTCAGTGGAAGTCAAATTCCACAGAAGACAGGAC ATTGATGCAGGCAGTGATAACATATGTCCGTTGCAACGACTTAGTGGAACCTATAAAAAGAGTGGCCTTAGAAAGAAGTAAACATCAAACAGCTGACCATCCGTTTTCTATATACAGGGATATTCTGTTCTTGGCATTTGTCATATTAGGAAGAACGAATATTGACCAAG GCGTCTTCGATAGGGAATACAGTTTATCGCTGGAGAAATTCTCCGAgaatgaagaaaaattattgcataaaattgACGCGCCGCCGACGATGATGTCGGTTTACTGCAGGTATTACTTCAAGCAACTAAACGTGTGA
- the LOC105199631 gene encoding DENN domain-containing protein Crag isoform X3, whose protein sequence is MDDRRVADYFVIAGLPGQDDELSEDNETNNKLEDWYQEGTHLKDMHMPPPITDLAVIFPTLGEHCPEGYTLLECTVTGFPADLNHGSLRTNECYLCYRRGRDKPPLVDIGVIYDGKERIMQDAEMVLETPKGHMANVNNSTSRIFVTYRRASQKMPCNSLVVTDICVILTNKGESPPHAFCVINKNLNKGMLGSDVFLCYKKSMNRANLVSFKPTILYKYPMVDYNSFGFPNSVAMFCLPMGATIECWPKVACKPKPVFSTFVLTVADAAQKIYGSAITFYEELQMEPDTSNCKHNQEIMNTVENNKNSADNMEITKDKPQVKMKFKRSGILKKLSILELEKLQYTDPASQSLNISKSICILSHWPFFDTFEKFLVFLHRMVNDKPQSVPIEKYISYFLCDIPFPSPQRPRILVQLSSRDRLILTQPEDLALPRSGASFRQLLINLGPDNCLLILLLILTEQKILVHSLRPDVLTSVSEAIAMILFPFKWQCPYIPLCPLGLAEVLHAPLPFLIGVDSRFFDLYDPPSDVNCVNLDTNNIAICDDKKYLNVKLLPKKAARQLRNWLELLSSKIISWGKNSYSQKDRGDEDFSVDREFQQKRREQALDLEIQDAFLRFMATILKGYRSYLLPITKAPTVGTTDPTSLFNIQAFLRSRDKAHAKFYTMLIKTQMFIRFIEERSFVSDMDMAGLAFFDECTERVEEENVTLLELDESQHSERTVFIPPPEAGTNQTPIIYKSFKLNPDLMRPQKNFCLKNPSLSAFGMVPGSPIARRTKHEIKVAQRMARKQAAMPDRWGRCLLGTCHSLWFLHLPAMLQVSSQPAAVLHQAYEMLVKMQKLRLDPMEEVCYRAMMQLCGVYGQPVLAVKLLFHMKRSGVQPNALTYGFYNKAVLEATWPSDMTNSSQLMWNKLRNVIVGAALFKKAGKKSARRRLSSNMDFLTADKTECMEHALSRSSLDSSHSQDTEAAHSDSTKGSSVSDLPGFGSFELKAKLLRQNSIVKDQTTLSMLQSDELEQTTPSNPRLTRSVESPLKSPIRTPVTENDPLGALINDETPIVSPCEENDSNCSTSTLTVLNNTTEERPGGPLLFRSNILPRSATFHQAVDESGMVGGHLQRSETMPHSVAQQGEQEREKERLEISGLGWNKDSVTSSLSSLGSSLKLSFGPSSLTGKKSNEIILGGLNSLKSAATTVVKKFDEIKEAISATSTPVKNKEREQKIAYGISHESLDSLTDGSIQDRNEIRASGDGNLDLASLYELAECLYPKGIKELEERLAIELVLSSASRCHHCAAILYDEEIMAGWQPEDSNLNTVCQYCDKATVPLLTATILDYRCEASEKNNDPLMGALVELLDQPKESLEPITVPYLNPLVLRKELESVLSQEGDACLTKHRFIQEHPIVYWNLIWYFERINLTSHLPDLWLNNDKNSELQRTVGTVGVRTIWDNERLHMDRLPMYLQWKSNSTEDRTLMQAVITYVRCNDLVEPIKRVALERSKHQTADHPFSIYRDILFLAFVILGRTNIDQGVFDREYSLSLEKFSENEEKLLHKIDAPPTMMSVYCRYYFKQLNV, encoded by the exons ATGGATGACAGAAGGGTAGCGGATTATTTTGTTATCGCCGGTCTACCTGGTCAGGACGACGAACTCAGCGAGGACAATGAGACCAACAACAAGCTGGAGGATTGGTATCAGGAGGGCACTCATCTCAAAGACATGCACATGCCCCCTCCTATCACGGATCTTGCCGTAATATTCCCTACGCTGGGGGAACATTGTCCAGAGGGATATACGCTGTTGGAATGTACTGTGACTGGTTTTCCAGCGGATTTAAATCATGGGAGCTTGCGAACAAATGAATGTTACCTGTGCTATAGAAGAGGGCGGGATAAGCCTCCTCTGGTTGACATTG GTGTAATATATGATGGAAAGGAACGTATAATGCAGGATGCCGAGATGGTATTAGAGACCCCTAAAGGCCACATGGCAAATGTGAATAATTCCACTTCGAGAATTTTTGTAACGTACAGACGAGCGAGTCAGAAGATGCCTTGCAATTCTCTTGTGGTTACGGACATATGCGTTATCCTGACAAATAAAGGAGAAAGTCCGCCACACGCTTTTTGTGTTATCAATAAAAATCTGAACAAAGGGATGCTGGGCAGTGATGTGTTCTTGTGTTATAAGAAGTCTATGAATCGAGCCAATTTGGTGTCATTTAAACCAACGATACTCTACAAATACCCTATGGTGGATTACAACAGTTTTGGCTTTCCTAATTCTGTCGCCATGTTTTGTCTACCAATGGGCGCGACTATAGAATGTTGGCCTAAAGTAGCGTGTAAACCTAAGCCGGTATTCTCGACGTTTGTCCTGACGGTTGCCGACGCTGCTCAAAAAATATACGGTTCAGCAATAACATTTTATGAGGAGCTCCAAATGGAACCTGACACTTCAAATTGCAAACATAATCAGGAGATCATGAACACGGTTGAGAATAATAAAAACAGTG caGATAATATGGAGATAACTAAAGATAAGCCGCAGGTTAAAATGAAGTTTAAGAGGTCTGGTATACTGAAGAAGCTTAGTATATTGGAACTggaaaagttacagtacacagATCCTGCCAGCCAATCGCTGAATATCAGTAAATCTATATGTATACTGTCTCACTGGCCGTTTTTCGACACGTTCGAGAAATTCTTGGTTTTTCTGCATCGCATGGTGAACGATAAGCCGCAGAGTGTCCCGATCGAAAAGTATATCTCGTATTTTTTATGCGACATACCGTTTCCAAGTCCGCAGCGCCCGCGAATCTTGGTGCAACTCAGTAGTCGGGATAGACTAATCTTGACTCAACCAGAGGATTTAGCTCTGCCTAGATCGGGCGCAAGTTTTAGGCAACTGCTGATAAACTTGGGACCTGACAACTGTCTATTGATACTGTTGTTAATATTAACTGAGCAGAAAATATTGGTTCACTCCTTACGTCCGGATGTACTGACTTCCGTGAGCGAGGCCATCGCCATGATTCTGTTTCCTTTTAAATGGCAATGTCCTTATATACCTTTGTGTCCTCTAGGATTAGCGGAG GTATTGCATGCGCCATTACCATTTCTCATCGGCGTGGATTCAAGGTTCTTTGATTTATACGATCCTCCTTCAGATGTCAATTGCGTAAATTTGGATACTAATAACATTGCGATATgtgatgataaaaaatatttaaatgttaaattactgCCTAAAAAGGCGGCCAGACAGCTCAGAAATTGGTTGGAACTTTTGTCCTCCAAGATAATTTCGTGGGGAAAGAATAGTTATTCCCAGAAAG ATAGAGGAGATGAAGACTTTAGCGTAGACAGGGAGTTTCAACAAAAACGCAGGGAACAGGCTCTAGACCTTGAAATACAAGACGCTTTCCTAAGATTCATGGCGACGATTCTCAAAGGATATCGAAGTTATTTATTGCCGATTACGAAAGCGCCTACCGTAGGAACAACCGATCCGACGAGTTTATTTAATATCCAAGCGTTTTTGAGAAGTCGCGATAAAGCTCACGCTAAATTCTACACCATGCTCATCAAAACGCAAATGTTTATTAG gtTCATAGAAGAAAGGAGCTTTGTGTCCGATATGGATATGGCGGGACTAGCGTTTTTCGACGAGTGTACAGAACGAGTAGAGGAAGAAAATG TAACTCTTTTGGAACTGGATGAATCTCAACATAGTGAACGTACAGTATTTATACCTCCACCTGAAGCAGGGACAAATCAAACACCAATCATATACAAATCGTTCAAGTTGAACCCGGATTTAATGAGGCCTCAGAAGAATTTCTGTTTAAAGAATCCATCTCTAAGTGCCTTCGGTATGGTACCTGGGAGTCCTATCGCTCGTAGAACAAAGCACGAAATCAAAGTTGCTCAAAGGATGGCTCGAAAACAA GCTGCGATGCCTGACAGATGGGGCAGATGCCTGCTCGGTACATGTCACAGTCTTTGGTTTCTGCATTTGCCAGCCATGTTACAAGTTTCCAGTCAACCTGCTGCGGTTTTGCATCAGGCTTATGAGATGTTAGTCAAAATGCAGAAGTTACGTCTTGATCCTATGGAAGAG GTATGCTACAGAGCTATGATGCAACTCTGTGGTGTATATGGGCAACCAGTTTTAGCTGTAAAATTACTGTTCCATATGAAACGCAGTGGTGTTCAACCTAATGCTTTAACGTACGGATTTTACAACAAg GCTGTTCTCGAGGCAACTTGGCCTTCCGATATGACGAACTCAAGTCAGTTAATGTGGAACAAATTGCGAAATGTTATCGTCGGTGcggctttatttaaaaaagctgGGAAAAAGAGCGCTAGAAGACGATTGAGTTCCAATATGGACTTCTTAACCGCCGATAAGACTGAATGCATGGAACATGCGCTCTCTCGGTCTAGTCTCGACAGTTCCCATTCTCAGGATACTGAAGCTGCACACAGTGATT CTACTAAAGGCAGTTCTGTGTCAGATCTACCTGGATTTGGATCGTTTGAATTAAAAGCCAAACTTCTTCGGCAGAATAGCATAGTGAAAGATCAAACGACATTAAGTATGTTACAATCAGATGAATTGGAACAAACAACGCCGAGTAATCCAAG GCTAACGCGCAGTGTCGAATCGCCTTTAAAAAGTCCCATACGCACACCAGTTACGGAAAATGACCCATTGGGTGCTCTCATTAATGATGAAACACCAATTGTGTCGCCTTGCGAGGAAAATGATTCAAATTGCTCAACAAGTACTTTAactgttttaaataatacaactGAAGAGAGACCAGGAGGACCACTTTTATTTAGAAG CAACATCCTCCCACGTAGTGCGACATTTCATCAAGCGGTAGATGAAAGTGGCATGGTGGGTGGGCATTTGCAGAGGAGTGAGACGATGCCTCATTCCGTGGCACAGCAAGGAgaacaagagagagaaaaggagagattAGAAATAAGCGGTCTCGGTTGGAATAAGGATAGCGTAACGTCCAGTCTCTCTAGCTTAGGATCTAGTCTTAAACTTAGTTTCGG TCCGTCGAGTTTAACAGGGAAAAAATCGAATGAAATAATACTTGGTGGTCTGAATAGTTTGAAATCCGCTGCAACAACTGTAGTGAAAAAATTTGACGAGATAAAAGAAGCCATCTCTGCGACGAGTACGCCGGTGAAAAATAAGGAACGCGAACAAAAAATAGCTTATGGTATATCGCATGAATCTTTGGATTCTCTTACTGATGGATCCATACAAGATCGAAATGAGATAAGAGCATcag GTGATGGAAATTTAGATTTGGCTTCGCTGTATGAACTCGCGGAGTGTCTCTATCCAAAAGGTATTAAAGAGTTGGAAGAACGTCTTGCCATTGAACTTGTGCTTTCCAGTGCCAGTAGATGCCATCACTGTGCCGCTATCCTATACGACGAGGAGATAATGGCCGGATGGCAGCCGGAAGATTCCAACTTAAATACAGTCTGTCAATATTGCGACAAAGCTACTGTACCCCTTCTCACAGCCACGATATTAGATTACAG GTGCGAGGCAAGCGAGAAGAATAATGATCCTTTAATGGGGGCGTTAGTAGAATTGCTGGATCAACCGAAAGAATCGTTGGAACCGATAACCGTACCATATCTGAATCCGTTAGTTCTCAGAAAAGAATTGGAGAGTGTGCTGAGTCAAGAGGGGGATGCTTGTCTCACCAAACACAGGTTTATTCAAGAGCATCCAATAGTATATTGGAACCTGATATGGTACTtcgaaagaattaatttaacaagTCATCTACCTGACCTCTGGTTAAACAACGATAAGAACTCGGAACTTCAAAGAACTGTAGGAACGGTGGGTGTCAGAACCATTTGGGACAACGAACGTTTACACATGGATCGTTTGCCTATGTATCTTCAGTGGAAGTCAAATTCCACAGAAGACAGGAC ATTGATGCAGGCAGTGATAACATATGTCCGTTGCAACGACTTAGTGGAACCTATAAAAAGAGTGGCCTTAGAAAGAAGTAAACATCAAACAGCTGACCATCCGTTTTCTATATACAGGGATATTCTGTTCTTGGCATTTGTCATATTAGGAAGAACGAATATTGACCAAG GCGTCTTCGATAGGGAATACAGTTTATCGCTGGAGAAATTCTCCGAgaatgaagaaaaattattgcataaaattgACGCGCCGCCGACGATGATGTCGGTTTACTGCAGGTATTACTTCAAGCAACTAAACGTGTGA